In Morganella morganii, the following are encoded in one genomic region:
- a CDS encoding metal-dependent hydrolase, giving the protein MTEKCYLTSRALRGSATVLECRPAEDGRYAVILDKTLFHPQGGGQPGDTGTLGDATVIHTAFMPEGIIHYTDIPVAPGEVQMNVDAEKRQLHSRLHTGGHLLSHVMETFGWKPTKGHHWPDEGRIQYIPAGSPVIVDPEDVRRHCQALIDADHPCHHYQDEDGMFQIRFADFEPYSCGGTHVQSLGEIGTLVLKSVKTKKGVLSVQYDVI; this is encoded by the coding sequence ATGACAGAAAAATGCTATCTGACCAGCCGCGCCTTACGGGGCTCCGCCACTGTCCTGGAATGCCGTCCGGCAGAGGACGGGCGCTATGCGGTTATCCTCGATAAAACCCTGTTCCATCCGCAGGGTGGCGGGCAACCGGGAGACACCGGCACACTCGGTGACGCCACTGTTATTCACACCGCTTTTATGCCGGAAGGTATCATTCATTACACCGATATACCGGTCGCCCCCGGTGAAGTTCAGATGAATGTCGATGCAGAGAAACGTCAGTTGCACTCGCGGCTGCATACCGGCGGGCACCTGCTCTCTCATGTGATGGAAACTTTCGGCTGGAAGCCGACCAAAGGACATCACTGGCCGGATGAAGGACGGATCCAATATATTCCTGCCGGTTCCCCGGTGATCGTGGATCCGGAAGATGTCCGCCGCCACTGTCAGGCGCTGATCGACGCAGATCACCCCTGCCATCACTATCAGGATGAGGACGGTATGTTTCAGATCCGTTTTGCGGATTTTGAGCCTTACTCCTGCGGCGGCACGCATGTGCAGTCACTCGGCGAGATCGGCACACTGGTGCTGAAATCCGTGAAAACCAAAAAGGGCGTTCTGTCCGTTCAGTACGACGTCATCTG
- a CDS encoding LysR family transcriptional regulator, whose translation MITNETLALLEEMAVFAKVVETGSFSEAARQLGATPSAISRAVSRLERALNTRLLQRTTRKLRLNESGKAVYQHCQALVNSAGAVMSASGQFSETPSGLVRLGAPKALGYFMVHPLINEFLATNSGVNVMLRLEDRYMDLIDEEIDLAIRITNEPPPGLIGKRLFTVSHILCATPQYLAEYGTPSHPQELKDHSCLFLSEEAADTRWRFQQGNKVVSVNVHGRYSSNHSGVRLGGVKSHLGIGGLPVFTARKSLESGEIVQVLPDWTFKTRYSGDAWLLYPPSRYQPPHMMVFIDYLVKKTADIKKAP comes from the coding sequence GTGATCACAAATGAAACCCTCGCATTACTCGAGGAAATGGCGGTATTTGCCAAAGTGGTGGAAACCGGCAGTTTCTCGGAAGCTGCCCGGCAGCTCGGCGCGACACCGTCTGCGATCAGCCGTGCGGTCTCGCGGCTGGAGCGCGCACTCAATACCCGGTTATTGCAGCGCACGACCCGCAAGCTGCGTCTGAATGAGAGTGGCAAGGCGGTATATCAGCACTGTCAGGCGCTGGTGAATTCTGCGGGAGCGGTGATGAGTGCCAGCGGGCAGTTCAGTGAAACACCTTCCGGGCTGGTGCGTCTGGGCGCCCCGAAAGCACTGGGCTATTTTATGGTGCATCCGCTTATCAATGAATTCCTCGCAACGAATTCCGGTGTGAATGTGATGCTGCGTCTGGAAGATCGCTATATGGATCTGATTGATGAGGAAATCGATCTTGCCATCCGTATTACCAATGAACCGCCGCCGGGGCTTATCGGCAAGCGGCTGTTTACGGTCAGTCATATTTTATGTGCCACGCCGCAGTATCTGGCGGAATATGGCACTCCGTCTCATCCGCAGGAGCTGAAGGATCACAGCTGCCTGTTCCTCAGTGAGGAAGCGGCAGATACCCGCTGGCGTTTTCAGCAGGGGAATAAAGTGGTGTCTGTGAATGTGCACGGGCGTTATTCATCAAACCACAGCGGGGTGCGGCTCGGCGGGGTGAAATCACATCTCGGGATCGGCGGGCTGCCGGTATTTACGGCGCGTAAATCGCTGGAGAGCGGGGAGATTGTGCAGGTTCTGCCGGACTGGACGTTTAAAACCCGTTACAGCGGGGATGCCTGGCTGCTTTATCCGCCGTCGCGTTATCAGCCGCCGCATATGATGGTGTTTATTGATTATCTGGTGAAAAAAACTGCGGACATAAAAAAAGCGCCTTAA